Proteins encoded together in one Campylobacter peloridis LMG 23910 window:
- a CDS encoding DMT family transporter produces MLRIVKKNLGIYFMIIASIEFALVGACAKILSEELSSIEIMFFRNIIGTAFMVYMLTKLKFHKSGGHFGLLVFRGVIGTIALYLFFYNVSNISLGGAFAFQKTAPIFIALIAFFFFKESLGIKACFGILIAFIGVLLVCQPFADELNHSGFDLKNSILGILSGFCAALALTSVRELRKSYPAPFIALSFVLIGTLMPLISMVIGSFYEIKELDFLIAPFIMPSFKAWIFIVLMGVFGAMYQIHVTKAYGVAKKAGVVAGVSYIDVVFTLFLGILLGDSFPSLMVFVGIFSIVLGGIILVSKQEKGNKSAK; encoded by the coding sequence ATGTTAAGAATAGTCAAGAAAAATTTAGGTATTTATTTTATGATAATTGCTTCTATTGAATTTGCATTGGTTGGTGCATGTGCAAAAATATTAAGCGAAGAATTATCATCTATTGAAATTATGTTTTTTAGAAATATTATAGGCACGGCTTTTATGGTTTATATGCTTACTAAGTTAAAATTTCATAAAAGTGGTGGGCATTTTGGTTTGCTTGTATTTAGAGGTGTTATTGGAACTATTGCTTTGTATCTTTTTTTCTATAATGTATCTAATATTTCTTTAGGAGGGGCTTTTGCTTTTCAAAAAACTGCTCCGATTTTTATAGCTTTGATTGCTTTTTTCTTTTTTAAGGAAAGTTTAGGAATAAAGGCGTGTTTTGGGATTTTAATAGCTTTTATAGGGGTTCTTTTGGTTTGTCAACCTTTTGCTGATGAGCTAAATCATTCTGGTTTTGATTTAAAAAATAGTATTTTAGGGATTTTAAGTGGGTTTTGTGCGGCTTTAGCTTTAACTAGTGTTAGAGAGCTTAGAAAATCCTATCCAGCACCTTTCATTGCTTTATCTTTTGTGTTAATTGGAACTCTTATGCCTTTAATTTCTATGGTTATAGGCTCATTTTATGAGATAAAAGAGCTTGATTTTTTAATCGCACCTTTTATTATGCCTAGTTTTAAGGCATGGATTTTTATAGTTTTAATGGGTGTTTTTGGAGCAATGTATCAAATTCATGTTACTAAAGCTTATGGAGTGGCTAAAAAAGCAGGAGTTGTTGCAGGGGTAAGTTATATAGATGTTGTATTTACTTTATTTTTAGGAATTTTATTAGGTGATAGTTTTCCTAGTTTGATGGTATTTGTTGGAATTTTCAGTATAGTTTTAGGAGGTATTATTTTGGTTAGTAAACAAGAAAAAGGAAATAAAAGTGCAAAATAA
- a CDS encoding uracil-xanthine permease family protein, with protein sequence MQNNTDLIYGLEDKPPFAKAFFAALVHLMAMFVAVITPALLICKGLGVDDENTARIICMSLFASGVASLLQIKTWGPIGSGLLSIQGTSFNFVSPLILGGLALKNEGLTQEAMLGAIFGTLMLCSTTEMIISQILPFIRRIISPLVSGIVVMIIGLSLINVGLISAGGGFSAKASGEFGSLQNLLLAGVVIFSIIVLNRFNNAYIRISSLFIAMIIGLLVAMAFENFSFNFNENLPAVFLPNPVYYGLSIDFNLVLPLILVFMVTSLETIGDISATSEVSNQPVKGDLYAKRLKGGVLANGLNSFVSAFFNTFPNSCFGQNNGVIALTGVASRYVGFIVAFMLMILGLFPIVADITLQIPEPVLGGATLVMFGTIAATGVRIISKENLNRRSIIIIAMSLGIGLGVSNNPDILEFMPMWFKTLFSSGIAAGGITAIILNFIFPPEDSKNKL encoded by the coding sequence GTGCAAAATAACACAGATTTAATTTATGGCTTAGAAGATAAGCCACCATTTGCAAAAGCATTTTTTGCAGCTTTGGTTCATTTAATGGCGATGTTTGTAGCAGTGATTACTCCAGCTTTGTTAATATGTAAAGGACTTGGTGTTGATGATGAAAATACAGCAAGAATTATTTGTATGTCGCTTTTTGCTTCAGGCGTTGCTTCGCTTTTGCAGATTAAAACTTGGGGTCCTATAGGTAGTGGACTTTTATCTATTCAAGGAACTAGTTTTAACTTTGTTTCTCCATTAATTTTAGGTGGGCTTGCTTTAAAAAATGAAGGTTTAACTCAAGAGGCTATGTTGGGAGCTATTTTTGGAACTTTAATGCTTTGCTCAACAACCGAAATGATTATTTCTCAAATTTTGCCTTTTATTAGAAGGATTATTTCACCTTTGGTTTCTGGTATTGTAGTGATGATTATAGGACTTAGCTTGATTAATGTAGGACTTATAAGTGCTGGGGGTGGCTTTAGTGCTAAAGCTAGTGGAGAATTTGGTTCTTTGCAAAATTTGTTATTAGCAGGAGTTGTGATTTTTAGCATTATTGTGTTAAATCGTTTCAATAATGCTTATATAAGAATTTCATCTTTGTTTATAGCTATGATTATAGGGCTTTTAGTAGCCATGGCTTTTGAAAATTTTAGTTTTAATTTTAATGAAAATTTACCGGCAGTGTTTTTACCTAATCCAGTTTATTATGGTTTAAGTATTGATTTTAATCTAGTTTTACCTTTAATTTTGGTTTTTATGGTAACCTCTTTAGAAACAATTGGTGATATTAGTGCAACAAGTGAAGTATCAAATCAACCAGTTAAAGGCGATCTTTATGCTAAAAGATTAAAAGGTGGAGTTTTGGCAAATGGTTTAAATTCTTTTGTCTCAGCTTTTTTTAATACTTTTCCTAATTCGTGCTTTGGACAAAATAATGGTGTTATAGCATTAACTGGAGTTGCTAGTAGATATGTAGGTTTTATAGTTGCATTTATGTTGATGATTTTAGGATTGTTTCCAATTGTAGCAGATATTACTTTGCAAATTCCAGAACCTGTTTTAGGCGGAGCAACTTTGGTAATGTTTGGAACTATTGCAGCAACTGGAGTGAGAATTATATCTAAAGAAAATTTAAATCGCCGTAGTATTATAATTATTGCAATGAGTTTGGGAATAGGACTTGGAGTCTCTAATAATCCTGATATTTTAGAATTTATGCCAATGTGGTTTAAAACTTTATTTTCTTCAGGAATTGCAGCAGGTGGGATTACGGCAATTATTTTAAATTTTATTTTTCCACCAGAAGATAGTAAAAATAAATTATAA
- the kdsA gene encoding 3-deoxy-8-phosphooctulonate synthase, producing the protein MKKMILIAGPCVIESEELVFKVAQELECFLKDDRIDFYFKSSFDKANRTSINSFRGPGLEKGLEVLQKVKDKFGMQILTDIHESVQAQSVSEVADVLQIPAFLCRQTDLLVAAAKTKAKVNIKKGQFLNPDDIKYSVKKVLQTRNIEEEGYEIAQKNGVFVAERGSSFGYGNLVVDMRSLVIMRKYAPVIFDATHSVQMPGANGGSSGGKSEFVEPLARAAASVGVDGFFFETHINPCKALCDGPNMLEISRLKNCVNTLLKIQETI; encoded by the coding sequence ATGAAAAAAATGATTTTAATAGCAGGGCCTTGCGTGATAGAAAGTGAAGAGCTTGTTTTTAAAGTCGCACAAGAATTAGAGTGTTTTTTAAAAGATGATAGAATTGATTTTTATTTTAAATCAAGCTTTGATAAGGCTAATCGCACGAGTATTAATAGCTTTAGAGGGCCTGGACTTGAAAAAGGTTTAGAAGTTTTACAAAAGGTAAAAGATAAATTTGGCATGCAAATACTAACCGATATACACGAAAGCGTTCAAGCACAAAGCGTGAGTGAGGTAGCAGATGTTTTGCAAATTCCTGCGTTTTTATGCAGACAAACAGATCTTTTGGTTGCGGCTGCAAAGACTAAGGCTAAAGTAAATATTAAAAAAGGACAATTTTTAAACCCTGATGATATAAAATACAGCGTTAAAAAAGTTTTACAAACAAGAAATATAGAAGAAGAAGGCTATGAGATAGCTCAAAAAAATGGAGTTTTTGTGGCTGAGAGAGGATCTAGTTTTGGGTATGGGAATTTAGTGGTGGATATGAGAAGTTTAGTGATAATGAGAAAATATGCACCGGTTATTTTTGATGCAACCCATAGTGTTCAAATGCCTGGAGCAAATGGGGGAAGTAGTGGTGGCAAAAGCGAATTTGTAGAACCTTTAGCAAGGGCTGCAGCTAGCGTGGGTGTAGATGGCTTTTTCTTTGAAACGCATATTAATCCTTGCAAAGCTCTTTGTGATGGGCCTAATATGCTTGAAATTTCAAGGCTTAAAAATTGCGTAAATACGCTTTTAAAAATTCAAGAAACCATTTAA
- the ribE gene encoding 6,7-dimethyl-8-ribityllumazine synthase gives MNIIEGKLNLKGDEKIAIINARFNHIITDRLVEGAKDAFLRHGGKEENLSLILVPGAFEIPFALKQACESKKFDGICCVGAVIRGSTPHFDYVAAETTKGIASVSLNSNIPVSFGVLTTDSLEQAIERAGSKAGNKGFEAMLTIIEMLDLNKAFKA, from the coding sequence ATGAATATCATAGAAGGAAAATTAAATTTAAAAGGCGATGAGAAAATTGCAATTATTAATGCAAGATTTAATCATATAATAACAGATCGTTTAGTAGAAGGTGCAAAAGATGCTTTTTTAAGACATGGAGGTAAGGAAGAAAATTTAAGTCTTATCTTAGTTCCTGGTGCTTTTGAAATTCCTTTTGCTTTAAAACAAGCTTGTGAGAGTAAAAAATTTGATGGAATATGTTGTGTTGGAGCGGTAATTCGCGGAAGCACTCCGCATTTTGATTATGTGGCGGCTGAAACAACTAAGGGTATTGCTAGTGTGAGTTTAAATTCAAATATACCTGTAAGCTTTGGAGTTTTAACCACTGATAGCTTAGAACAAGCCATAGAAAGAGCAGGTAGCAAAGCAGGTAATAAAGGCTTTGAAGCTATGCTTACTATCATAGAAATGCTTGATTTAAACAAGGCTTTTAAGGCTTAA
- the nusB gene encoding transcription antitermination factor NusB: protein MATRHQVRQSVVSLLYAKELNNDNDKFIEEFLDEKKIRNEQRKFTLDLYNGINEKLSLIDKRINEYLKEYKLEEVASIEKAILRLGAYEILFTQTQKAIIINEAIELAKEMAGDNAPKFINGVLDKINKEI from the coding sequence ATGGCAACAAGACATCAAGTAAGACAAAGTGTGGTTTCTTTGCTTTATGCTAAAGAATTAAACAACGATAATGATAAATTTATTGAAGAATTTTTAGATGAGAAAAAAATTCGCAACGAGCAGCGAAAGTTCACTTTAGATTTATATAATGGAATTAATGAAAAATTATCTTTAATTGATAAAAGAATTAATGAGTATCTTAAAGAATATAAACTAGAAGAAGTAGCTAGTATAGAAAAAGCGATTTTGCGTTTGGGTGCTTATGAAATTTTATTTACTCAAACTCAAAAAGCAATTATTATAAATGAAGCCATAGAGCTTGCAAAAGAAATGGCAGGGGATAATGCACCAAAATTTATAAATGGTGTATTAGATAAAATCAATAAGGAAATATAA
- the pyrF gene encoding orotidine-5'-phosphate decarboxylase codes for MKLCVAFDVASFDDCINLAKKLKGLDIWVKIGLRSYLRDGVKLLEAIKKIDDFKIFLDLKLYDIPNTMADACFELAKLDIDMFNIHASAGKSAMCMIMDRLNTLNKRPLVFAVSALTSFDEEEFFSIYKQDIKHAVSNFSKLSYECGLDGMVCSVYESLLIKENTHVNFLTLTPGIRPFKEKQDDQKRIGDLNTAKENKSDFIVIGRPIYKAEEPRKICEDVLKHIK; via the coding sequence ATGAAGCTTTGCGTAGCATTTGATGTAGCTAGTTTTGATGATTGTATTAATTTAGCTAAAAAACTAAAAGGCTTGGATATTTGGGTAAAAATAGGATTAAGATCTTATTTAAGAGATGGAGTGAAGCTTTTAGAAGCTATTAAAAAAATTGATGATTTTAAAATATTTTTGGATTTGAAGCTTTATGATATCCCAAATACTATGGCGGATGCTTGTTTTGAACTTGCTAAACTTGATATAGATATGTTTAATATCCATGCTAGTGCAGGAAAAAGTGCTATGTGTATGATAATGGATAGATTAAATACATTAAATAAAAGACCATTGGTATTTGCAGTTTCTGCATTAACTAGTTTTGATGAAGAGGAATTTTTTAGTATATACAAACAAGATATAAAACATGCTGTGAGTAATTTTTCTAAATTAAGTTATGAGTGCGGGCTTGATGGTATGGTTTGTTCAGTTTATGAAAGCTTATTGATTAAAGAAAATACGCATGTAAATTTTTTAACACTAACTCCAGGAATTCGCCCTTTTAAAGAAAAACAAGATGATCAAAAAAGAATTGGAGATTTAAACACAGCAAAAGAAAACAAAAGCGATTTTATCGTTATTGGAAGACCTATATATAAAGCAGAGGAACCTAGAAAAATTTGCGAAGATGTCTTAAAACATATAAAATAA
- a CDS encoding META domain-containing protein — MKKIKLLGLTALVFSACSVSTLSVNDLQNKEFSISSFELNGKTFQLPQNTTATISFDNKDKRVFGVAACNRFFGNYKDQGNSIQIEDNLASTKMLCDKEAMNFEDNFLRNFNGEFKIINKDEGTISLESKKMKIFLK, encoded by the coding sequence ATGAAAAAAATTAAATTATTAGGTTTAACAGCTTTGGTTTTTAGTGCTTGCTCAGTATCTACTTTAAGCGTAAATGATTTGCAAAATAAAGAATTTAGCATTAGTTCATTCGAACTTAATGGAAAAACATTTCAATTACCGCAAAATACTACAGCTACAATTAGTTTTGATAATAAAGATAAAAGAGTATTTGGAGTTGCAGCGTGCAATAGATTTTTTGGAAACTATAAAGATCAAGGAAATAGCATTCAAATAGAGGATAATTTAGCTTCAACAAAAATGCTATGCGATAAAGAAGCTATGAATTTTGAAGATAATTTTTTAAGAAATTTTAATGGAGAATTTAAAATTATCAACAAAGACGAAGGAACTATTTCTTTAGAAAGTAAAAAAATGAAAATATTTTTAAAATAA
- a CDS encoding MCP-domain signal transduction protein: MFKSIGAKISLAMILTLLISFIIMQIILQKDSQQTTDRISRANLDTLSTSVFQTLRMAMNLGDPTIIEQAIKEAGEIEGIKDIKIYPSQSTIELFEMKKTSKINDPLISEQFSKPNINALEINNEQGHYLRLIRPLIANESCLACHANAKEGDVLGVMDMYNDLKYIDEDLKNSSRTYIIIFTIALIFTVFAVLYILKIVVGTPINNLLKHAKELASGDGDLRARINIKSSDEIGQACTHINHFIEKIQNTVVSTNENSQMVDEQAKLLNENALNLANRAKEGHVKTDESYQLSEQIHAELQDLAELSSNANKANSTSFEVLNNMLNSLNQIANKVRIAAENENSLAQKIEIMEKQADEIKKASEMMGEIADKTNLLSLNAGIEAARAGEFGRGFSVIADDVRKLAQNSEEFLKNIAMVTKQLVDSINEVSKELKHNANEINSLDKDTKNLVEGTNEVKLCNENARDLASACMQKISSTQGTLQSLLEKMQETVKLSDKNEEISKILLDVAHELNVVCKNLEDELKHFQV, from the coding sequence ATGTTTAAAAGTATAGGTGCAAAGATATCTTTAGCGATGATTTTAACCTTGCTAATTAGTTTTATTATTATGCAAATTATTTTGCAAAAAGATTCTCAACAAACCACAGATAGAATCAGTCGTGCAAATTTAGATACCTTAAGTACTTCTGTTTTTCAAACATTAAGAATGGCAATGAATTTAGGTGATCCAACCATAATTGAACAGGCTATAAAAGAAGCCGGTGAAATAGAAGGTATAAAAGATATTAAAATTTACCCCTCACAAAGCACTATAGAGCTTTTTGAGATGAAAAAAACTTCAAAAATCAACGATCCTTTAATCAGTGAGCAATTTTCTAAGCCTAATATAAATGCTCTTGAAATTAATAACGAGCAAGGTCATTACCTAAGACTCATACGCCCACTAATTGCAAATGAAAGTTGTCTTGCTTGTCATGCTAATGCTAAAGAAGGTGATGTTTTAGGTGTTATGGATATGTATAATGATTTAAAATATATTGATGAGGACTTAAAAAATTCATCAAGGACTTATATTATAATATTTACCATTGCTTTGATTTTCACTGTTTTTGCTGTGCTTTATATATTAAAAATAGTTGTTGGAACACCTATTAATAATCTTTTAAAACACGCAAAAGAACTTGCAAGTGGCGATGGTGATTTAAGAGCAAGAATTAATATAAAAAGCAGTGATGAAATAGGACAAGCTTGCACGCATATTAATCACTTTATAGAAAAAATTCAAAACACAGTTGTATCCACTAATGAAAATTCTCAAATGGTTGATGAACAAGCAAAACTTTTAAATGAAAATGCTTTAAATTTAGCCAATAGAGCTAAGGAAGGCCATGTAAAAACTGATGAGTCATATCAATTAAGCGAACAAATTCATGCAGAATTGCAAGATCTTGCAGAACTTTCAAGCAATGCAAATAAAGCAAATAGCACTTCTTTTGAAGTATTAAATAACATGCTTAATTCTTTAAATCAAATTGCCAATAAAGTTAGAATAGCAGCTGAGAATGAAAATTCTCTAGCACAAAAAATAGAAATCATGGAAAAACAAGCTGATGAGATTAAAAAAGCTTCAGAAATGATGGGAGAAATTGCTGATAAAACCAATCTTTTATCACTAAATGCTGGTATAGAAGCAGCGCGTGCGGGAGAATTTGGTAGAGGTTTTTCAGTAATTGCAGATGATGTTAGAAAACTTGCACAAAATTCTGAAGAATTCTTAAAAAATATAGCTATGGTCACTAAGCAATTAGTTGATAGCATTAATGAAGTATCTAAAGAACTAAAACACAATGCTAACGAAATCAATTCTTTAGATAAAGATACTAAAAATTTAGTAGAAGGAACAAATGAAGTTAAATTATGCAATGAAAATGCTAGAGATTTAGCAAGTGCTTGTATGCAAAAAATTTCAAGCACACAAGGAACTCTACAATCTTTACTTGAAAAAATGCAAGAAACAGTGAAACTTAGTGATAAAAATGAAGAAATTTCAAAAATTTTACTTGATGTTGCTCATGAGTTAAATGTAGTTTGTAAAAATTTAGAAGATGAATTAAAACATTTTCAAGTTTAA
- the purH gene encoding bifunctional phosphoribosylaminoimidazolecarboxamide formyltransferase/IMP cyclohydrolase yields the protein MRALISVSDKEGVVEFASELEKLGFELLSTGGTYKLLKENNLKVEEVSEFTQSPEMFEGRVKTLHPKIHGGILYKREDENHQEQAKKHDIKSIDLICVNLYPFKKTTILTQDFDEIVENIDIGGPAMIRSGAKNFKNVIVVCDILDYEKIIKALKEGTLDLEFRKNLMIKAYEHTANYDAYIANYMNERFNDGFGASKFIVGQKVFDTKYGENPHQKGTLYEFDDFFTHNFTSLKGEASFNNLTDINAALNLASAFDKAPAVAIVKHANACGFAIKENLLQSYIHALKCDTLSAYGGVVAINGTLDKKLAEKINEIYIEVIIAANVDEQALEVFKDKKRIKIFTQKAPFLTRAYDKYDFKHIDGGFVYQNSDEVREDEIKNAVLKSQRKANEQELKDLEIAMKIAAFTKSNNVVYVKNGAMVAIGMGMTSRIDAAKAAISKAKEMGLDLNGCVLASEAFFPFRDSIDEASKVGVKAIIEPGGSIRDEDIIKAANEYGIALYFSGIRHFLH from the coding sequence ATGAGGGCATTAATTAGCGTAAGCGATAAAGAAGGGGTTGTAGAATTTGCTAGTGAGCTTGAAAAATTAGGTTTTGAGCTTTTATCTACAGGTGGTACTTATAAACTTTTAAAAGAAAACAATTTAAAAGTAGAAGAAGTTAGCGAATTTACTCAAAGTCCTGAAATGTTTGAAGGGCGTGTTAAAACTTTGCACCCAAAAATTCATGGTGGAATTTTATATAAAAGAGAAGATGAAAACCACCAAGAACAAGCCAAAAAACATGATATAAAAAGTATAGATTTAATTTGTGTGAATTTATATCCTTTTAAAAAAACTACTATCTTAACTCAAGATTTTGATGAAATTGTTGAAAACATTGATATAGGAGGCCCTGCTATGATACGCAGTGGGGCAAAAAATTTTAAAAATGTGATTGTAGTTTGTGATATTTTAGATTATGAAAAAATAATCAAAGCTTTAAAAGAAGGAACTTTAGATCTTGAATTTAGAAAAAATTTAATGATAAAAGCTTATGAGCATACAGCAAATTATGATGCTTATATAGCAAATTATATGAATGAACGATTTAACGATGGTTTTGGTGCTAGTAAATTTATAGTAGGACAAAAAGTATTTGATACAAAATATGGAGAAAATCCTCATCAAAAAGGCACTTTATATGAATTTGATGATTTTTTTACTCATAATTTTACTAGCTTAAAAGGCGAAGCAAGCTTTAACAACCTAACTGATATTAACGCAGCACTAAATTTAGCAAGTGCTTTTGATAAAGCTCCAGCAGTGGCAATTGTAAAACACGCCAATGCTTGCGGTTTTGCTATAAAAGAAAATTTACTCCAAAGTTATATCCACGCATTAAAATGCGATACTTTGAGTGCTTATGGTGGCGTTGTGGCTATTAATGGAACTTTAGATAAAAAATTAGCAGAAAAAATCAATGAAATTTATATAGAAGTAATCATTGCAGCAAATGTAGATGAACAAGCTTTAGAAGTTTTTAAAGATAAAAAACGCATTAAAATCTTTACACAAAAAGCACCATTTTTAACTAGAGCTTATGATAAATATGATTTTAAACATATTGATGGAGGTTTTGTATATCAAAATAGTGATGAAGTTAGAGAAGATGAGATAAAAAATGCAGTGTTAAAAAGCCAAAGAAAGGCTAATGAGCAAGAATTAAAAGATCTTGAAATTGCTATGAAAATTGCTGCATTTACCAAATCAAACAATGTAGTTTATGTTAAAAATGGCGCTATGGTAGCCATTGGTATGGGTATGACAAGTCGTATTGATGCGGCTAAAGCAGCTATTAGCAAAGCCAAAGAAATGGGGCTTGATCTAAATGGTTGTGTTTTAGCAAGTGAAGCTTTCTTTCCGTTTAGAGATAGCATAGATGAAGCAAGTAAAGTTGGAGTAAAAGCCATTATAGAACCAGGCGGAAGTATAAGAGATGAGGATATTATTAAAGCTGCTAATGAATATGGCATAGCTTTATATTTTAGTGGCATAAGACACTTTTTACATTAA
- a CDS encoding Dna-J like membrane chaperone protein, translated as MVFVILILAILAFYWYYKTWGKQDFLNSTKRGAKGFAKGFMRGVMEERVDEFKRRMNYYVIALLAKIAKSDGRISQDEADMISQILDANAKDAKERAFLKASFNEHKENLNDAFYVAKDFLKEVPLPKNERFNVLRVLVFMALIDGKLNDKKQEILSQIAKAFDIAKSELDDFIANLSRLKSSENTMSLEQAFSILELNNQANLNEVKKQYRALAKKYHPDILNANNVSEEELKKGVEKFQKINEAYEKIKKHLEN; from the coding sequence ATGGTTTTTGTTATTTTAATATTAGCTATATTAGCCTTTTATTGGTATTACAAAACTTGGGGAAAGCAGGATTTTTTAAATTCCACAAAGCGTGGGGCAAAAGGTTTTGCTAAAGGATTTATGCGTGGAGTTATGGAAGAAAGGGTAGATGAATTTAAAAGACGCATGAATTATTATGTTATAGCACTTTTAGCAAAAATCGCTAAAAGCGATGGCAGAATAAGCCAAGATGAAGCAGATATGATAAGTCAAATTTTAGATGCCAATGCCAAAGATGCAAAGGAAAGAGCTTTTTTAAAAGCAAGTTTTAATGAGCATAAAGAAAATTTAAACGACGCTTTTTATGTGGCAAAAGATTTTTTAAAAGAAGTTCCACTTCCTAAAAATGAGCGTTTTAATGTGCTTAGAGTATTGGTTTTTATGGCTTTAATTGATGGAAAATTAAATGATAAAAAGCAAGAAATTTTAAGTCAAATCGCAAAGGCTTTTGATATAGCAAAATCTGAACTTGATGATTTTATCGCTAATTTATCACGCTTAAAAAGTAGTGAAAATACAATGAGTTTAGAACAAGCTTTTAGTATTTTAGAACTTAATAACCAAGCAAATTTAAATGAAGTAAAAAAACAATACAGAGCCTTAGCTAAAAAATACCACCCTGATATATTAAATGCAAATAATGTTAGCGAAGAAGAATTAAAAAAAGGGGTGGAAAAATTCCAAAAAATCAACGAAGCTTATGAAAAAATCAAAAAACATTTAGAAAATTAA